From a region of the Sminthopsis crassicaudata isolate SCR6 chromosome 6, ASM4859323v1, whole genome shotgun sequence genome:
- the LOC141545538 gene encoding small ribosomal subunit protein eS1-like — MAVGKNKRLTKGGKKGAKKKVVDPFSKKDWYDVKAPAMFSIRNIGKTLVTRTQGTKIASDGLKGRVFEVSLADLQNDEVAFRKFKLITEDVQGKNCLTNFHGMDLTWTLPGMCSMVKKWQTMIEAHVDVKTTDGYLLRLFCVGFTKKRNNQICKTSYAKHQQVRQIRKKMMEITTREVQTNDFKEVVNKLIPDSIGKDIEKACQSIYPLHDVFVRKVKMLKKPKFELGKLMELHGEGGGSGKPSGDETGTKVERTDGHEPPVQESV; from the coding sequence ATGGCGGTGGGCAAGAATAAGCGCCTCACCAAAGGTGGCAAAAAAGGAGCCAAGAAGAAAGTAGTTGATCCATTTTCCAAGAAGGATTGGTATGATGTGAAAGCACCAGCTATGTTCAGCATTCGCAATATTGGCAAGACACTGGTGACGAGGACTCAAGGAACAAAAATTGCCTCTGATGGTCTCAAGGGTCGAGTCTTTGAAGTGAGCCTTGCTGATTTGCAGAATGATGAAGTTGCTTTTCGGAAGTTCAAGTTAATTACTGAAGATGTTCAGGGTAAAAATTGTTTGACCAATTTCCATGGAATGGATCTTACCTGGACATTACCTGGAATGTGCTCCATGGTCAAAAAATGGCAGACTATGATCGAAGCCCATGTTGATGTCAAAACTACCGATGGCTACTTGCTCCGCCTCTTTTGTGTGGGTTTTACCAAAAAGCGCAACAACCAGATCTGTAAGACCTCTTATGCCAAGCACCAACAGGTCCGTCAGATTcgtaagaaaatgatggaaatcACGACCCGAGAGGTGCAGACAAATGACTTTAAAGAAGTTGTCAATAAACTAATTCCAGACAGCATCGGGAAAGACATAGAAAAGGCTTGCCAATCCATTTACCCTCTCCATGATGTATTTGTTCGAAAAGTCAAGATGCTCAAGAAGCCAAAATTTGAATTGGGAAAACTAATGGAACTTCATGGTGAAGGTGGTGGCTCTGGAAAACCTTCAGGAGATGAAACTGGCACAAAAGTTGAAAGGACTGATGGCCATGAACCACCAGTTCAAGAATCTGTCTAA